The Streptomyces sp. NBC_01275 genome has a segment encoding these proteins:
- a CDS encoding class F sortase, giving the protein MEPSHRTTPFTPSAKQLTFALVAGALLVTSALHDGRPPQPSAGQRFAASTVPTKGSSTVPTTGPSTIPTTGPSARPKPSRGAPAPGPSVRPLPRAEPVRLRIAAIGVNAPMTELGLDAKGALRPPPADVPDLVGWYGKGPVPGSTGTAVAVGHVDLRTGSRGVFYDLGSVTKGDAVEITRSDERTAVFTVDAVEVYAKKSFPNEKVYGSSGRPELRLITCGGGYARNTGYQGNVVVYATLTAAREPTGRSPV; this is encoded by the coding sequence ATGGAACCCAGCCACCGGACCACCCCGTTCACCCCCTCGGCCAAGCAGCTGACCTTCGCTCTGGTGGCAGGCGCCCTCCTGGTGACCAGCGCGCTGCACGACGGGCGACCGCCCCAGCCTTCGGCCGGCCAGCGCTTCGCTGCATCGACGGTCCCCACCAAGGGATCCTCGACTGTCCCCACCACGGGACCCTCGACGATCCCCACCACAGGACCCTCGGCGCGCCCGAAGCCCAGCCGCGGCGCCCCCGCACCGGGCCCCTCCGTCCGGCCGTTGCCCCGCGCGGAGCCGGTCCGGCTGCGGATCGCCGCCATCGGCGTCAACGCCCCCATGACCGAACTGGGCCTCGACGCGAAGGGGGCACTGCGCCCTCCGCCCGCCGACGTCCCCGACCTCGTCGGCTGGTACGGCAAGGGCCCGGTCCCCGGCTCGACGGGCACAGCCGTCGCCGTCGGGCATGTGGACCTGCGCACCGGCAGCCGCGGAGTCTTCTACGACCTCGGCTCCGTGACCAAGGGCGACGCCGTCGAGATCACGCGGTCGGACGAGCGCACGGCCGTGTTCACCGTCGACGCCGTGGAGGTCTACGCCAAGAAGAGCTTCCCGAACGAGAAGGTCTACGGCAGCTCCGGCCGGCCCGAACTGCGGCTGATCACCTGCGGCGGCGGCTACGCCAGAAACACCGGTTACCAGGGCAACGTCGTGGTCTACGCGACCCTCACCGCGGCGAGAGAACCCACCGGCCGCTCGCCCGTCTGA
- a CDS encoding NUDIX domain-containing protein, which translates to MPTPDFITEIRASAGTQLLWLPGVSAVVLDDDGRVLLGRRADNGEWTVISGIPDPGEQPADSVVREVHEETGVHCVPERVVLVRSGKRVEYPNGDQCQFMDITFRCRAVGGEARVNDDESVDVGWFAVDALPPMRDQQLFRIKQALADEPTWFETTLAE; encoded by the coding sequence ATGCCAACTCCTGACTTCATCACCGAGATCCGGGCCTCCGCGGGGACGCAGTTGCTCTGGCTCCCCGGCGTCAGCGCCGTCGTGCTCGACGACGACGGCCGGGTGTTGCTGGGGCGCCGGGCGGACAACGGTGAGTGGACCGTGATCAGCGGTATCCCGGACCCCGGTGAGCAGCCCGCCGACAGCGTCGTGCGGGAGGTGCACGAGGAGACGGGCGTGCACTGCGTCCCCGAGCGGGTGGTCCTCGTCCGCTCCGGGAAGCGGGTCGAGTACCCCAACGGCGACCAGTGCCAGTTCATGGACATCACCTTCCGCTGCCGGGCCGTCGGCGGCGAGGCGCGGGTCAACGACGACGAGTCCGTCGACGTGGGCTGGTTCGCGGTGGACGCGCTGCCTCCGATGAGGGATCAGCAGCTGTTCCGCATCAAGCAGGCGCTCGCCGACGAACCCACGTGGTTCGAGACCACGCTCGCGGAGTGA
- the lnt gene encoding apolipoprotein N-acyltransferase encodes MTVTATSVGQPDRLEPPTAPASRGARLLRRLLPPAAAALSGVLLYASFPPRTLWWLALPAFAVFGWVLRGRSWKAALGLGYLFGLGFLLPLLVWTGVEVGPGPWIALVVIEAVFVALVGAGVAAVSKLPAWPVWAAALWIAGEAARARVPFRGFPWGKIAFGQADGVFLPLAALGGTPVLGFAVVLSGFGLYEIVRLVLERRRTGEVRRSAAAVALLSVAVPFAAAAAARPLVSDKAEDGTATVAVIQGNVPRLGLEFNAQRRAVLDYHARETERLAADVKAGRTAKPDFVLWPENSSDIDPYVNADAAAVIDKAAKAIGAPISVGGVVERGGKLYNEQILWDPVKGPTQTYDKRQVQPFGEYLPLRSFIGAVNENWTSMVRQDFSRGSKPGVFDMDGAKVGLATCYEAAFDWAVRDTVTHGAQIISVPSNNATFDRSEMTYQQLAMSRIRAVEHSRTVTVPVTSGVSAIIMPDGKITQKTGMFVPDYLVQKVPLRSSETPATRLGILPEIALVLVAAGGLGWAIGTRVRARRGATL; translated from the coding sequence GTGACCGTCACCGCAACTTCCGTGGGCCAGCCGGACCGGCTGGAGCCCCCGACCGCGCCGGCATCGCGCGGCGCGCGGCTCCTGCGCCGTCTCCTCCCGCCCGCCGCAGCGGCGCTCTCCGGAGTGCTGCTCTACGCCAGTTTCCCGCCCCGCACCCTGTGGTGGCTGGCCCTGCCGGCCTTCGCCGTGTTCGGCTGGGTGCTGCGCGGGCGCAGCTGGAAGGCGGCCCTCGGCCTCGGCTACCTCTTCGGACTGGGCTTTCTGCTCCCGCTCCTGGTGTGGACCGGCGTCGAGGTAGGCCCCGGTCCCTGGATCGCCCTGGTGGTCATCGAGGCGGTCTTCGTCGCGCTGGTCGGCGCGGGCGTCGCCGCGGTGTCCAAGCTGCCGGCCTGGCCGGTGTGGGCGGCCGCGCTGTGGATCGCCGGCGAGGCGGCACGCGCGCGTGTGCCCTTCCGCGGCTTCCCCTGGGGCAAGATCGCGTTCGGCCAGGCGGACGGCGTCTTCCTGCCGCTCGCCGCGCTCGGCGGCACCCCCGTACTCGGCTTCGCGGTCGTCCTCAGCGGCTTCGGCCTCTACGAGATCGTCCGCCTCGTGCTGGAGCGCCGGCGCACCGGCGAGGTACGGCGGTCGGCGGCCGCCGTGGCCCTGCTCAGCGTGGCCGTCCCCTTCGCGGCCGCCGCTGCCGCCCGCCCGCTGGTCAGCGACAAGGCGGAGGACGGCACCGCGACGGTCGCCGTCATCCAGGGCAACGTCCCCCGCCTGGGCCTGGAGTTCAACGCCCAGCGCCGGGCCGTCCTCGACTACCACGCGCGCGAGACGGAGCGGCTGGCCGCCGACGTCAAGGCGGGCAGGACGGCCAAGCCCGACTTCGTGCTGTGGCCGGAGAACTCCTCCGACATCGACCCCTACGTCAACGCCGACGCGGCCGCCGTCATCGACAAGGCGGCCAAGGCGATCGGCGCCCCCATCTCGGTCGGCGGGGTCGTCGAGCGCGGCGGCAAGCTCTACAACGAGCAGATCCTGTGGGACCCGGTGAAGGGACCGACGCAGACGTACGACAAGCGACAGGTCCAGCCGTTCGGCGAGTACCTTCCGCTGCGCTCGTTCATCGGGGCCGTCAACGAGAACTGGACCTCGATGGTCCGCCAGGACTTCAGCCGGGGCAGCAAGCCGGGCGTCTTCGACATGGACGGCGCCAAGGTCGGCCTCGCCACCTGCTACGAGGCGGCCTTCGACTGGGCGGTGCGCGACACGGTCACCCACGGCGCGCAGATCATCTCCGTCCCCAGCAACAACGCCACGTTCGACCGCAGCGAGATGACCTACCAGCAGCTCGCCATGTCGCGCATCCGGGCCGTCGAGCACAGCCGGACCGTCACGGTGCCGGTGACCAGCGGCGTCAGCGCGATCATCATGCCGGACGGGAAGATCACTCAGAAGACCGGCATGTTCGTCCCCGACTACCTGGTGCAGAAGGTGCCCCTACGCTCGTCGGAGACCCCGGCGACCCGGCTCGGCATCCTTCCGGAGATCGCCCTGGTGCTCGTCGCCGCGGGCGGTCTGGGCTGGGCGATCGGCACCCGGGTGCGCGCCCGGAGGGGCGCGACGCTCTAG
- a CDS encoding O-antigen ligase, translating to MAVLGACAVWSLVTAALHGGRPEGVLLALLAVAAGYATGRIFGVLLPVAAPCAAALAGLALTVTLPRLAPGPETAPPLGHAGATAAVLTLAAGAACCAAWAASSPVLRLALWLLAAGVPVVGALVGSTMAVVTCCAVLLCSLAGGRVRRRGPALAALALSAALVTGLTWAVAGNALPGGAADRLERLLTPRRVDLWQDALDLAHRDPGLGVGPGRFGELSATAAQSTLSDGKPHSAPLQLAAEQGVVGVLLLAAAYCWVLLALWRAPRPTPVVLGAAAALTALAAVAAVGNALSFTVVPVGAGLLAGLATARPLAEDAPAPEASSEPGRRLRHGGRPAA from the coding sequence ATGGCCGTGCTCGGGGCCTGCGCCGTCTGGTCCCTGGTCACCGCGGCCCTGCACGGCGGGCGGCCCGAGGGCGTCCTGCTCGCGCTGCTGGCCGTGGCCGCCGGATACGCGACGGGCCGGATCTTCGGCGTGCTGCTGCCGGTGGCCGCGCCCTGCGCCGCGGCGCTGGCCGGGCTGGCCCTGACGGTGACCCTGCCGCGCCTCGCTCCGGGACCGGAGACCGCCCCGCCCCTGGGTCACGCGGGGGCCACCGCCGCGGTGCTGACGCTGGCGGCCGGGGCCGCGTGCTGCGCCGCGTGGGCCGCGTCCTCGCCCGTCCTGCGGCTCGCCCTGTGGCTGCTGGCCGCGGGCGTCCCGGTGGTCGGGGCGCTGGTGGGCTCGACGATGGCGGTCGTGACGTGCTGCGCCGTCCTGCTGTGCTCCCTGGCGGGCGGCCGGGTGCGCCGTCGCGGTCCCGCGCTGGCCGCTCTGGCCCTGTCCGCCGCCCTGGTGACGGGCCTGACCTGGGCGGTCGCCGGGAACGCGCTGCCCGGTGGGGCCGCCGACCGCCTCGAGCGCCTGCTCACTCCCCGCCGCGTCGACCTGTGGCAGGACGCCCTGGATCTGGCGCACCGCGACCCCGGTCTCGGCGTGGGCCCCGGGCGCTTCGGGGAGCTGAGCGCCACGGCGGCGCAGTCCACCCTGTCCGACGGCAAGCCGCACTCCGCGCCGCTGCAGCTGGCGGCGGAACAGGGGGTCGTCGGCGTGCTGCTGCTCGCGGCGGCCTACTGCTGGGTGCTCCTCGCGCTGTGGCGCGCACCGCGCCCCACGCCGGTCGTGCTCGGCGCGGCCGCCGCGCTCACGGCCCTCGCGGCCGTCGCCGCGGTCGGCAACGCGCTCAGCTTCACCGTCGTGCCGGTCGGCGCGGGCCTGCTGGCCGGCCTGGCCACGGCCCGGCCGCTGGCCGAGGACGCTCCGGCCCCCGAGGCGTCTTCGGAGCCTGGAAGGCGGCTGCGCCACGGCGGCCGCCCGGCCGCCTGA
- a CDS encoding glutamate racemase: MKIALMDSGIGLLAATAAVRRLRPDADIVLSLDPDGMPWGPRTPQDLTARAVAVAEAAAAHRPDVLIVGCNTATVHALPTLRALLEPGIPVIGTVPAIKPAAVGGGPVAIWATPATTGSPYQRGLIQDFAGGVAVTEVPCWGLAEAVEHADETAIDAAVTAAAALTPDEVTTVVLGCTHYELLADRIRAAVQRPGNPPLVLYGSADAVAAQALRRIGARPEPEATTLGSVTILLSGREGPLPTPALTYEEGRLLQAVSRA; this comes from the coding sequence GTGAAGATCGCGCTCATGGACTCCGGAATCGGGCTGCTGGCGGCCACCGCCGCGGTACGGCGCCTGCGACCCGACGCCGATATCGTGCTCTCCCTGGACCCCGACGGCATGCCCTGGGGGCCGCGCACCCCGCAGGACCTCACCGCGCGCGCGGTGGCCGTCGCCGAGGCCGCCGCCGCCCACCGGCCCGACGTCCTCATCGTCGGCTGCAACACCGCGACCGTGCACGCCCTGCCCACCCTGCGGGCCCTCCTCGAACCGGGCATCCCGGTGATCGGCACCGTCCCGGCGATCAAGCCGGCCGCGGTCGGCGGCGGCCCCGTCGCCATCTGGGCCACGCCCGCCACCACCGGCAGCCCCTACCAGCGGGGCCTCATCCAGGACTTCGCCGGCGGCGTCGCCGTCACCGAGGTGCCCTGCTGGGGACTGGCCGAGGCCGTGGAGCACGCGGACGAGACGGCGATCGACGCGGCCGTCACCGCGGCCGCCGCCCTCACCCCGGACGAGGTGACGACCGTCGTCCTGGGCTGCACCCACTACGAACTGCTCGCCGACCGCATCCGCGCCGCCGTACAGCGCCCCGGCAACCCCCCGCTCGTGCTGTACGGATCGGCCGACGCCGTCGCCGCCCAGGCCCTGCGCCGGATCGGCGCCCGCCCCGAACCCGAGGCGACGACCCTCGGCAGCGTGACGATCCTGCTCAGCGGCCGCGAGGGCCCCCTCCCGACGCCGGCGCTCACCTATGAGGAAGGCCGCCTGCTCCAGGCCGTCAGCCGCGCCTAG
- a CDS encoding glycosyltransferase, which translates to MGQTARVSVFVWIAAVSLAAWLWLLLCQGFFWRTDVRLPPRSEPEAWPSVCVVVPARDEAAVLPASLPSLLAQDYPGRAEVFLVDDGSRDGTGALARELARHHGGLPLTVDSPGEPPAGWTGKLWAVRHGIALARVREPDYLLLTDADIAHAPGSLRELVAAARTGGFDVVSLMARLRVESVWERLVVPAFVYFFAQLYPFRRIGRRGSRTTAAAGGCVLLSAETAERARIPDAIRHAVIDDVALARAVQGAGGRVWLGLADRVDSVRPYPGLPDLWRMVSRSAYAQLRHNPLVLAGTVLGLALVYLAPPLALLAGVAVGSGVTAVLGGLAWLVMTGTYIPMLRYYRQPLWLAPLLPFTAFLYLLMTVDSAVQHYRGRGAAWKGRTYARPDTVTEES; encoded by the coding sequence GTGGGGCAGACTGCCCGCGTGAGCGTCTTCGTGTGGATCGCCGCCGTGTCTCTCGCCGCCTGGCTGTGGCTGCTGCTCTGTCAGGGCTTCTTCTGGCGCACGGACGTACGGCTGCCGCCGCGGAGCGAACCCGAGGCGTGGCCGTCGGTCTGCGTCGTGGTCCCCGCGCGCGACGAGGCGGCGGTGCTGCCCGCGAGCCTGCCCTCGCTGCTGGCGCAGGACTATCCGGGGCGGGCGGAGGTCTTCCTCGTCGACGACGGCAGCCGCGACGGGACCGGGGCGCTGGCGCGCGAGCTGGCGCGGCACCACGGCGGGCTGCCGCTCACCGTGGACTCGCCGGGCGAGCCGCCCGCGGGCTGGACCGGCAAGCTGTGGGCGGTGCGGCACGGCATCGCGCTGGCACGCGTGCGTGAGCCCGACTATCTCCTCCTGACGGACGCCGACATCGCGCACGCGCCGGGCAGTCTGCGCGAGCTGGTGGCGGCGGCCCGCACCGGCGGGTTCGACGTCGTCTCCCTGATGGCGCGGCTGCGCGTGGAGAGCGTCTGGGAGCGGCTGGTCGTCCCGGCCTTCGTCTACTTCTTCGCGCAGCTCTATCCGTTCCGCCGGATCGGCCGGCGCGGGTCGCGTACGACGGCCGCGGCGGGCGGCTGTGTGCTGCTGAGCGCCGAGACGGCCGAGCGGGCCCGGATCCCGGACGCCATCCGGCACGCCGTCATCGACGACGTGGCGCTCGCGCGGGCCGTGCAGGGGGCGGGCGGCCGTGTCTGGCTGGGCCTGGCCGACCGGGTGGACAGCGTGCGCCCGTACCCGGGGCTGCCCGACCTGTGGCGGATGGTCTCGCGCAGCGCCTACGCGCAACTGCGGCACAACCCGCTGGTGCTGGCGGGCACGGTGCTGGGGCTCGCCCTGGTCTACCTGGCGCCGCCGCTCGCCCTGCTCGCCGGTGTCGCCGTCGGCAGTGGGGTCACGGCGGTGCTGGGCGGCCTGGCGTGGCTGGTGATGACGGGGACGTACATCCCGATGCTCCGCTACTACCGGCAGCCGCTGTGGCTCGCTCCGCTGCTGCCGTTCACCGCGTTCCTCTATCTCCTGATGACGGTCGACTCCGCGGTGCAGCACTACCGGGGGCGAGGTGCGGCCTGGAAGGGCCGCACCTACGCGCGTCCGGACACGGTCACCGAGGAGAGCTGA
- a CDS encoding TerD family protein, with the protein MSKGANVPVPTTALRVELGWRSGPGVPDTDASALLLVGGKVRSDADFVFYNQPAHSSGAVRHEGKRDAGGRVTDTLLVDLARVEPAIETVVLAASVDGGAFAQVPDLYIEVRDAAQGASVARFDSTGATVETAFVLGEFYRRQGAWKFRAVGQGYGSGLEGLATDFGITVDEPQQTAPPAARPAPVPPPPPMPQAPPPPTQPWPSTPYTAPPPVHHAPPQPPPPAQPTAPVRLTKVTLTKAAPSVSLAKQGGTSGAMRVNLNWEVRKQFSGWGSKRGRAVALHNDLDLDLCALFELADGRKGVVQALGNAFGSLHQPPYIHLDGDDRTGAVSSGENLTVNLDHLRDFRRILVFVTVYEGARSFADLHATVTLHPQYGAPIDFSLDECTVPSTVCALALITNTGGDLVVQREARYLVPERGVSPQRTVDHAYGWGMNWTPGRK; encoded by the coding sequence ATGTCGAAAGGGGCCAATGTCCCTGTGCCGACGACGGCACTACGGGTCGAGCTCGGATGGCGCTCGGGCCCCGGCGTGCCCGACACGGACGCGTCGGCGCTGCTGCTCGTGGGCGGAAAGGTCCGCTCCGACGCCGACTTCGTCTTCTACAACCAGCCGGCGCACTCCTCCGGCGCGGTCCGCCACGAGGGCAAACGGGACGCCGGCGGCCGGGTGACCGACACCCTGCTCGTCGATCTCGCGCGCGTGGAGCCCGCGATCGAGACCGTCGTCCTGGCCGCCTCCGTCGACGGGGGCGCCTTCGCCCAGGTGCCGGACCTCTACATCGAGGTGCGGGACGCGGCGCAGGGCGCCTCCGTGGCCCGGTTCGACAGCACCGGCGCGACCGTCGAGACGGCCTTCGTGCTGGGCGAGTTCTACCGCCGCCAGGGCGCCTGGAAGTTCCGGGCCGTCGGACAGGGCTACGGCAGCGGCCTGGAAGGCCTGGCCACCGACTTCGGGATCACCGTCGACGAACCGCAGCAGACGGCGCCGCCGGCCGCACGGCCGGCCCCGGTCCCGCCGCCCCCGCCGATGCCGCAGGCCCCGCCGCCGCCCACGCAGCCGTGGCCCTCGACGCCGTACACCGCGCCCCCGCCCGTCCACCACGCCCCGCCCCAGCCCCCGCCGCCGGCCCAGCCCACCGCACCGGTCCGGCTGACCAAGGTGACGCTCACCAAGGCCGCCCCGTCGGTGTCGCTCGCCAAGCAGGGCGGCACCTCGGGCGCGATGCGCGTGAACCTCAACTGGGAGGTGCGCAAGCAGTTCTCGGGGTGGGGCAGCAAGCGCGGTCGCGCGGTCGCGCTGCACAACGACCTCGACCTCGACCTGTGCGCCCTGTTCGAGCTCGCCGACGGACGCAAGGGCGTCGTCCAGGCCCTCGGCAACGCCTTCGGCTCGCTGCACCAGCCGCCGTACATCCACCTCGACGGCGACGACCGCACCGGGGCCGTGTCGAGCGGCGAGAACCTCACCGTCAACCTCGACCACCTCAGAGACTTCCGGCGCATCCTCGTCTTCGTGACCGTCTACGAGGGTGCCCGCTCCTTCGCCGACCTGCACGCCACCGTGACCCTGCACCCGCAGTACGGCGCCCCGATCGACTTCTCCCTGGACGAGTGCACGGTCCCCTCGACGGTGTGCGCGCTCGCGCTGATCACCAACACCGGCGGCGACCTCGTCGTCCAGCGCGAGGCCCGCTATCTGGTGCCCGAGCGCGGGGTGAGCCCGCAGCGTACCGTCGACCACGCCTACGGGTGGGGCATGAACTGGACCCCGGGCCGCAAGTGA
- a CDS encoding DUF6643 family protein, which translates to MTSPRSTYGGGYYSASFPDTPIYDSLVAERGTPQIAPIRVPAAYDMGVSNLPALPSALPALPAAPSQPFYGGYPQAQQPAPLQQAPAAYIPPQAAAPRGYPGPQAQQPRPAGPGTGYEAMRPAAPRPAAPQQYQDPYNQQYRGY; encoded by the coding sequence ATGACCTCCCCCCGCTCCACCTATGGCGGCGGCTACTACTCCGCCTCCTTCCCGGACACTCCGATCTACGACTCGCTCGTGGCCGAGCGGGGCACCCCGCAGATCGCCCCGATCCGGGTCCCCGCCGCGTACGACATGGGCGTCAGCAACCTGCCCGCGTTGCCCTCGGCGCTGCCCGCCCTCCCGGCGGCCCCGTCCCAGCCCTTCTACGGCGGCTACCCGCAGGCGCAGCAGCCCGCCCCGCTGCAGCAGGCCCCCGCGGCGTACATCCCGCCGCAGGCCGCCGCGCCGCGCGGCTACCCCGGTCCCCAGGCGCAGCAGCCGCGCCCGGCGGGTCCCGGCACGGGCTACGAGGCGATGCGCCCCGCGGCTCCCCGGCCCGCCGCGCCGCAGCAGTACCAGGACCCGTACAACCAGCAGTACCGCGGCTACTGA
- a CDS encoding MOSC domain-containing protein: MGNAQLLSIHVHPVKAFRGLTLRKAVVEPWGLAGDRRWALIDDGGKVVTQRQQPRLALAAAEPLPGGGVRLSAPGLEPLSVAAPDPVGTVSVEIFRDKVEGVLADSVAHAWCSAHVGAEVRLVHMDDPATRRPVDPDHALPGETVTFADGYPLLVAAASSLDALNSLIAQGEHAAEGPLPMDRFRPNAVVAGTGPWAEDGWSRLEIGEVPFRVAKPCGRCVVTTTDQTTAGRGKEPLHTLGRHRRIGGKLVFGQNLVPLSRGTIRVGDPVRVIE; the protein is encoded by the coding sequence ATGGGGAACGCGCAGCTGCTGTCGATTCACGTCCATCCGGTCAAGGCGTTCCGGGGTCTGACGCTCCGGAAGGCCGTCGTGGAGCCCTGGGGGCTGGCCGGAGACCGACGGTGGGCGTTGATCGACGACGGGGGAAAGGTCGTCACACAACGTCAGCAGCCGCGCCTCGCGCTGGCCGCCGCCGAGCCTCTGCCCGGCGGCGGCGTCCGGCTGTCCGCGCCCGGTCTGGAGCCGCTGTCCGTGGCGGCGCCCGATCCGGTGGGCACGGTCTCGGTGGAGATCTTCCGCGACAAGGTGGAGGGGGTTCTCGCGGACTCCGTCGCGCACGCCTGGTGCAGCGCCCACGTCGGCGCCGAGGTGCGTCTGGTGCACATGGACGACCCCGCGACACGCCGGCCCGTCGACCCGGACCACGCGCTGCCCGGCGAGACCGTGACCTTCGCCGACGGATATCCGCTGCTGGTCGCCGCGGCCTCCTCGCTCGACGCCCTCAACTCGCTGATCGCGCAGGGCGAGCACGCCGCGGAGGGCCCGCTGCCGATGGACCGGTTCCGGCCGAACGCGGTCGTGGCGGGCACCGGCCCCTGGGCCGAGGACGGCTGGTCCCGTCTGGAGATCGGCGAGGTGCCCTTCCGGGTCGCCAAGCCCTGCGGGCGGTGCGTCGTGACCACCACCGACCAGACCACCGCGGGGCGCGGCAAGGAGCCTCTGCACACCCTCGGCCGACATCGCCGGATCGGCGGCAAGCTGGTCTTCGGGCAGAATCTGGTGCCCCTGTCCCGCGGCACGATCCGGGTCGGCGATCCGGTCCGCGTGATCGAGTAG